From Bacillus sp. FSL K6-3431, the proteins below share one genomic window:
- a CDS encoding diacylglycerol kinase, which yields MKRARIIYNPTSGRELFKRNLADVLQKLESAGYETSCHATTAEGDAIKAAKIAIERKYDIVIAAGGDGTINEVVNGLAEQENRPKLGIIPTGTTNDFARALHIPRGIDEAVDVIIKGDTIPVDIGRMNDSYFINIAGGGRLTELTYEVPSRLKTVLGQLAYYLKGIEMLPSIHPAEVSIEYDGKLYEGEIMLFLIGLTNSIGGFEKLAPDSSINDGLFTLMILKKTNIAEFIRIASLALRGEHINDPNLIYVKANHIKVKSKEKMQLNIDGEYGGLLPAEFSNLYRHINVFVPIDKIRQEDKVE from the coding sequence ATGAAAAGAGCACGCATTATTTATAATCCGACTTCGGGTCGGGAGTTGTTCAAACGGAATCTTGCAGATGTGTTACAGAAGCTAGAATCGGCTGGCTATGAAACTTCATGCCACGCGACGACAGCTGAAGGTGATGCGATAAAAGCTGCTAAGATCGCGATAGAAAGAAAATATGATATCGTTATCGCAGCGGGCGGCGATGGTACGATTAATGAAGTCGTCAATGGACTAGCTGAACAGGAGAATCGACCCAAACTCGGAATTATTCCAACCGGAACAACGAATGATTTTGCCAGAGCATTACATATTCCACGTGGTATTGATGAAGCGGTAGATGTCATTATTAAGGGCGACACGATTCCTGTCGATATTGGCCGAATGAATGATAGCTACTTTATTAATATTGCCGGTGGTGGCAGACTAACTGAACTTACGTATGAAGTACCTAGCAGATTAAAAACAGTGCTTGGTCAATTAGCATACTATTTAAAAGGGATTGAAATGTTGCCTTCTATCCATCCAGCGGAAGTGAGCATTGAATACGATGGAAAATTGTATGAAGGCGAAATTATGTTGTTTTTGATTGGCCTGACAAACTCAATTGGCGGTTTTGAAAAATTAGCGCCTGACTCCTCTATAAACGACGGATTATTTACTTTAATGATTTTGAAAAAAACCAATATCGCTGAATTCATCCGTATCGCTTCCTTGGCTCTTCGCGGCGAACATATAAATGATCCAAATTTGATTTACGTAAAAGCAAATCATATCAAAGTGAAATCTAAAGAAAAAATGCAGCTGAACATCGATGGAGAATATGGTGGTCTTTTACCAGCGGAGTTTTCTAATCTTTACAGACATATTAATGTATTTGTACCAATCGATAAAATTAGACAAGAAGATAAAGTGGAATAA
- a CDS encoding SRPBCC family protein translates to MNNYSTTTLKMIRNFDVAPERVFDAWLNPEMMRKWFFTLEGTNKVAQNNPQVGGTWEIIDHRDGKDYRAVGEYLEIDPSKKLVFTFKMPQFSESEDTITVELKDLQQGCEMTFSQNIIVPHEENWTTSDIDKALVEYHDGSEHGWNLMFMGLKELVETGKVSYTG, encoded by the coding sequence ATGAACAACTATTCAACAACCACTTTAAAAATGATAAGAAATTTTGATGTAGCACCTGAAAGAGTTTTTGATGCATGGCTAAACCCTGAGATGATGAGAAAATGGTTCTTTACATTAGAAGGAACAAATAAAGTGGCACAAAATAATCCTCAAGTGGGAGGCACTTGGGAAATTATTGATCATCGCGATGGGAAAGATTATCGAGCAGTAGGAGAGTACCTTGAAATAGACCCTTCAAAAAAATTAGTGTTTACTTTTAAAATGCCACAGTTTAGCGAATCAGAAGATACGATTACAGTTGAGCTCAAAGACCTTCAGCAAGGCTGTGAAATGACATTTTCACAAAATATCATCGTCCCACATGAAGAAAATTGGACAACATCTGATATCGATAAAGCGCTTGTGGAGTATCACGACGGATCTGAACATGGTTGGAATTTAATGTTTATGGGACTTAAGGAATTAGTTGAAACCGGAAAAGTTAGCTATACAGGTTAA
- a CDS encoding IS256 family transposase, which translates to MTQLNFNLDIEILKDSVLNSNLEAVVKSTIVLVLNEYMEKERDDYLQAAAYERSIERIDYRNGYYERELLLSIGRVQLRVPRTREGHFSPSVFERFSRVDQAFVLSMLEMVVNGISTRKVTNVVQQLCGENVSKSFVSSLTGKLDPIVNEWANRPLNTMYYPYVYADAMYIKVREHNKVISKAVYIATAINENKRREVIGLKIDHVESFEAWQGFFQHLKGRALQSPKLIISDAHEGLKKAIQREFIGTSWQRCTVHFKRNIIERLPKKESKQIIADMRRIFNSISVEEARQYKEQFVDKYEEEAKVQKAIEILEDGFEDAIQFLNQPSRYHRYLASTNSLERLNQEVRRRERVIRIFPNNQSAFRLIGAILMDYENRERSGKKSL; encoded by the coding sequence ATGACCCAACTTAATTTTAACCTAGATATTGAAATTTTAAAAGACTCAGTGCTAAATTCAAACCTGGAAGCGGTAGTAAAATCCACGATTGTACTTGTCCTAAATGAATATATGGAGAAGGAACGCGATGATTATCTCCAAGCAGCTGCCTACGAGCGCTCGATCGAACGCATTGATTACCGAAATGGCTACTACGAGCGAGAGCTTCTCCTTAGTATTGGAAGGGTTCAACTGCGAGTCCCGAGAACCCGTGAGGGACACTTTTCTCCCTCCGTGTTTGAAAGGTTTTCCCGTGTCGATCAGGCTTTTGTATTGTCGATGTTAGAGATGGTGGTCAATGGGATTTCCACTCGAAAAGTCACAAATGTCGTTCAACAACTGTGTGGAGAAAACGTCTCTAAATCGTTCGTATCTTCGCTTACTGGAAAGCTAGATCCAATCGTAAATGAGTGGGCAAACCGCCCCCTAAATACCATGTACTATCCGTACGTTTATGCAGATGCCATGTATATCAAGGTCCGGGAACATAATAAAGTGATTTCCAAGGCAGTTTATATCGCTACAGCGATAAATGAAAACAAGAGACGTGAAGTGATTGGACTAAAAATCGATCATGTTGAGAGTTTTGAGGCATGGCAAGGGTTCTTCCAACACCTGAAAGGACGTGCTCTTCAGTCTCCAAAACTTATTATTTCAGACGCTCATGAAGGACTGAAAAAAGCAATTCAGCGGGAATTCATAGGCACTTCTTGGCAACGTTGCACTGTCCATTTTAAACGGAATATCATTGAACGATTGCCAAAAAAAGAATCAAAACAAATAATCGCTGACATGAGGCGCATCTTTAATAGTATTTCAGTAGAAGAAGCTCGCCAATATAAAGAGCAATTTGTCGATAAATATGAAGAAGAAGCAAAGGTCCAGAAAGCAATTGAAATTTTAGAGGATGGCTTCGAAGATGCCATTCAATTTCTCAACCAGCCTTCTCGTTATCATCGTTATCTAGCGAGCACAAATTCACTTGAAAGGCTTAATCAGGAGGTTCGCAGGAGAGAAAGAGTCATACGTATCTTCCCGAATAATCAATCTGCATTTCGACTTATCGGTGCAATACTAATGGATTATGAAAACAGAGAACGAAGCGGAAAAAAGAGTTTATAA
- a CDS encoding ArsR/SmtB family transcription factor — translation MTRILLQTFSEGYLTKWLNISVPPAIFNYMVNQNEDNLNEVFHALSNSTRRDIVHMLALKERTVSELAKPFDMSLAAISKHIKVLERANLVDKIVNGRIHICRLNTQSLTQATDWLHFYEKFWSNRFDLLEDELLKAKKKEH, via the coding sequence ATGACAAGGATTTTATTACAAACTTTTTCAGAAGGTTATTTAACTAAATGGTTGAATATAAGTGTGCCACCAGCTATATTTAACTATATGGTTAACCAAAATGAAGACAATTTAAATGAAGTATTTCATGCTTTGTCTAATTCAACAAGAAGAGATATCGTTCATATGTTGGCTTTGAAAGAAAGGACAGTTTCTGAACTAGCGAAACCTTTTGACATGTCTTTGGCTGCTATCTCAAAACATATAAAGGTTTTGGAGCGGGCAAATTTAGTCGATAAAATTGTAAATGGAAGGATTCACATATGTCGTTTAAACACTCAATCATTAACACAAGCTACAGACTGGCTGCATTTTTATGAGAAATTTTGGAGTAATCGCTTTGATCTTCTTGAGGATGAGTTATTGAAAGCAAAAAAGAAAGAACATTAA
- a CDS encoding Bcr/CflA family efflux MFS transporter — MLQNPTGKERLGLAFLLGMLAILGPLNIDMYLPSFPDIADDLDARATLVQLSLTTCLIGLAIGQVIIGPISDAQGRRKPLLISIFLFALSSLLCALAPNITVLVVARFLQGFTASAGIVLSRAVVSDVFSGRELTKFFALLMVINAFAPMIAPMAGGAILLLPFASWNSIFYFLSLLGLLIVLIVAMRLKETLPPDNRVPSSIGHSVRTIGSLLKDRAFIGYALTVGFIHGGSFAYVSGTPFVYQGIYNVSPQVFSILFGINGLAIVTGSFIIGRFGGIIHERSLLRVAVIIAVSATSILLLMTIIQGPLATLVIPIFIYMTSMGMILTSSFTLAMENQGHRAGSASAVLGTLPLLLGSMVSPLVGINEATAVPMGATLFITSFIGAIAFFKLTKKTIQTEQARG; from the coding sequence ATGCTTCAAAATCCAACAGGAAAAGAGCGTTTGGGATTAGCTTTTCTTCTCGGCATGCTTGCAATATTAGGGCCACTTAATATTGATATGTATTTACCAAGCTTTCCTGATATTGCCGATGATTTAGATGCTCGTGCCACGCTTGTACAGCTTAGTTTAACAACGTGTTTGATCGGACTTGCGATTGGTCAAGTAATTATTGGACCGATCAGTGATGCCCAGGGTAGAAGAAAGCCCTTATTGATATCCATTTTCTTATTTGCATTATCATCCCTTCTCTGTGCTCTTGCACCGAATATTACTGTATTGGTTGTAGCACGATTTTTACAAGGTTTCACTGCTTCAGCAGGAATTGTCCTTTCTCGTGCTGTCGTAAGTGATGTGTTTAGCGGAAGAGAGCTTACGAAGTTTTTCGCACTTTTAATGGTAATAAACGCGTTTGCTCCAATGATTGCACCAATGGCTGGTGGAGCAATCTTACTTTTACCATTTGCAAGCTGGAATTCAATTTTCTACTTTTTAAGTTTACTCGGACTGTTAATTGTTTTGATTGTTGCTATGCGATTAAAGGAAACATTGCCGCCAGATAATCGAGTGCCAAGCTCAATCGGGCATTCTGTACGTACAATAGGAAGTTTGTTGAAGGATCGTGCTTTTATTGGTTACGCATTGACTGTCGGATTTATTCACGGCGGGAGTTTTGCTTATGTATCAGGAACTCCGTTCGTGTATCAGGGTATCTATAATGTGTCTCCTCAAGTTTTTAGTATTCTATTTGGTATTAATGGACTGGCCATTGTTACTGGAAGTTTTATCATCGGGCGCTTCGGGGGTATTATTCATGAAAGAAGCTTACTTAGGGTTGCGGTAATTATAGCTGTAAGTGCCACTTCAATACTTCTTCTAATGACGATTATTCAGGGGCCATTAGCAACTCTTGTGATACCAATTTTTATTTACATGACCTCTATGGGAATGATCTTAACAAGCTCATTTACTTTGGCGATGGAAAACCAAGGACACCGAGCTGGAAGTGCAAGTGCCGTATTAGGTACACTCCCGCTATTACTCGGATCCATGGTCTCTCCTCTCGTTGGTATTAATGAGGCAACAGCAGTCCCAATGGGAGCAACGTTATTTATTACCTCTTTTATTGGTGCGATCGCCTTCTTTAAATTAACAAAGAAAACGATCCAAACTGAGCAGGCGCGAGGGTAA
- a CDS encoding LacI family DNA-binding transcriptional regulator yields the protein MSNTITDVAKKANVSIATVSRILNNQKGYSEKTKKKVLQVIEELGYEPNAIARGLINKKTETIGVLFPSLSSLLTSEFLNGIESIAHAKESSIIVCHTADNGERTMKYLQLLNEKRIDGLIFTSALLKEEYYEYMKKMKVPAVLLSTKSIDYPLPYVKVDDHDASYAATQYLIQKGHKDIGMLSGNKSDPISGRPRIEGYKQALQENNLTFEENAIVECKGFSYEDGKDNLERLVAQAPHITAMFAASDEIAIGAMSAAYRLGIKVPDDLSIIGYDNLKISEMTVPPLTTVAQPLFEMGAKAADQLFKMVDSIGDVYNITMPHQIIERNSVKKFD from the coding sequence ATGTCCAACACAATTACAGATGTTGCAAAAAAGGCAAATGTTTCTATTGCTACAGTATCTAGAATTTTAAATAATCAAAAGGGATATTCAGAAAAGACAAAGAAAAAGGTATTACAAGTTATAGAAGAGTTGGGGTATGAGCCAAATGCGATAGCCCGAGGGTTAATTAATAAGAAAACGGAAACGATAGGGGTATTGTTCCCAAGTCTTTCGAGTTTATTAACTTCTGAATTTTTAAATGGAATCGAAAGCATTGCTCACGCTAAAGAATCAAGTATTATCGTCTGTCATACCGCTGACAATGGTGAAAGAACAATGAAGTATCTTCAATTGTTAAATGAAAAGCGCATCGATGGTCTTATCTTTACGAGTGCACTACTTAAAGAAGAGTATTATGAGTATATGAAGAAAATGAAGGTTCCAGCTGTCCTACTCTCAACTAAATCAATAGATTATCCATTACCGTATGTAAAGGTGGATGACCACGATGCTTCGTATGCAGCTACTCAATATTTGATTCAAAAGGGTCATAAGGATATTGGGATGTTAAGTGGAAATAAATCAGATCCAATTTCAGGAAGACCTAGAATAGAAGGCTATAAGCAAGCGCTTCAAGAAAACAATCTCACATTTGAGGAAAATGCAATTGTTGAATGTAAGGGGTTTAGCTATGAAGATGGAAAAGATAACTTGGAACGTCTAGTAGCCCAGGCTCCACATATTACAGCAATGTTTGCCGCTAGTGATGAAATTGCCATCGGAGCCATGTCAGCAGCTTATCGGCTTGGAATAAAGGTGCCTGATGATTTGTCTATTATTGGCTATGATAATCTAAAGATTTCGGAAATGACTGTTCCTCCATTAACAACAGTTGCACAGCCACTGTTTGAAATGGGTGCCAAAGCCGCAGATCAATTATTTAAAATGGTTGATTCCATTGGAGATGTTTATAATATTACGATGCCACATCAAATAATAGAAAGAAATAGTGTAAAGAAGTTTGATTAG